From Frateuria aurantia DSM 6220, one genomic window encodes:
- a CDS encoding sugar diacid recognition domain-containing protein, giving the protein MLALDPDLAQQIVSRTMTIIGCNVNVMNAEGIIIASGQSDRIGVIHEGALLVLAQSRVVDIDEATACRLQGVQPGVNLPLHNQGQLVGVIGLTGQPAEMHRFGELVGMAAEMLIEQTRLSRLLLRDIRFKEDLVLELIRAEVLDQRLLDWARALEIDPLQPRVVAVIEVDSGELALDEAFQERERLRSMLLVPERHNLLAVVSPTELVVLKAVQEREGGWDLASHRDRVWQLLERVKTQSRLNIRIALGHYFPGQGGLARSYRTATASLRVGKQRQAEAPAYFYQDMVLPVLLEGLHDSWQAAELMRPVMALRAGDAKGHLQQTLMAWVACDMQPLRTAQRLGIHRNTLEYRMGRISALTGLDLNLGDDRLLLYAAVQLDSTRDAR; this is encoded by the coding sequence TTGCTGGCACTGGACCCCGATCTGGCCCAGCAGATCGTCTCGCGTACGATGACCATCATTGGTTGCAACGTCAATGTGATGAATGCCGAGGGCATCATCATTGCCAGTGGCCAGTCTGATCGAATCGGAGTCATCCACGAGGGGGCTTTGCTAGTATTGGCGCAATCCCGGGTGGTGGACATCGACGAGGCTACCGCTTGCCGACTGCAGGGCGTCCAGCCCGGGGTCAATCTGCCGCTGCATAACCAGGGGCAATTGGTCGGTGTAATCGGGCTGACGGGCCAGCCGGCGGAGATGCACCGGTTTGGCGAGCTGGTGGGCATGGCGGCGGAAATGCTGATCGAGCAGACCCGCTTGAGCCGCCTGCTGCTGAGGGATATCCGGTTCAAGGAAGATCTGGTGCTGGAGCTGATCCGCGCCGAAGTCCTGGATCAGCGGCTGCTGGACTGGGCACGGGCTTTGGAGATCGACCCGCTGCAGCCGCGAGTGGTGGCGGTGATCGAGGTCGACAGCGGCGAGCTGGCGTTGGACGAGGCCTTTCAGGAGCGGGAGAGGCTGCGTTCGATGCTGCTGGTGCCTGAGCGGCACAATCTGCTGGCGGTGGTGTCCCCGACCGAGCTGGTGGTCCTGAAGGCGGTGCAGGAGCGCGAGGGCGGATGGGATCTGGCCAGTCACCGTGATCGGGTCTGGCAGCTGCTGGAACGCGTCAAGACGCAAAGCCGTCTGAACATCCGGATTGCTCTGGGTCACTATTTTCCGGGTCAGGGCGGGCTGGCCAGATCTTATCGTACCGCGACAGCCTCGCTGCGGGTCGGCAAGCAGCGCCAGGCTGAAGCGCCGGCCTATTTCTACCAGGATATGGTGCTGCCGGTGCTGCTGGAAGGCCTGCATGACAGTTGGCAGGCGGCCGAGCTGATGCGGCCGGTTATGGCGCTGCGGGCCGGCGATGCCAAGGGGCATCTGCAGCAGACCCTGATGGCCTGGGTGGCATGCGATATGCAGCCGTTGCGGACCGCTCAGCGGCTGGGCATTCATCGCAATACGCTGGAATACCGGATGGGCCGTATCTCGGCGCTGACCGGACTGGATCTGAATCTGGGCGATGACCGCCTGTTGCTCTATGCCGCTGTGCAATTGGACAGTACCCGCGATGCAAGGTGA
- a CDS encoding NAD-dependent epimerase/dehydratase family protein, which produces MSGLGVAIRMRVLLTGSSGRVGRAIYGALVPGHEVIGLDRHPFSTTRLVGDFCDADCLRRALIGVDAVIHTAALHAPHVGHLADREFVRINVDGVQRLLDLALQAGVRCLIFTSTTAVYGYAIQRGACTWVDETTVPQPRTIYHRSKLQAEAMLESAAGPGLTVRVIRMSRCFPEPVDRMAVYRLHRGIDLRDVAAAHLAALQADGADFQRYIASGATPFQALDLPALSADPAGVILQRQPDLLQAFAQRGWPLRPRIDRVYDASAIERDLGWRSRHGWQAVLAHYDQGSIEVLPFRR; this is translated from the coding sequence TTGTCCGGACTGGGTGTTGCCATTCGTATGCGGGTCTTGCTGACGGGGAGTTCAGGACGGGTGGGGCGTGCCATCTACGGGGCCTTGGTGCCTGGACACGAGGTGATCGGTCTGGATCGACATCCGTTTTCGACGACGCGCCTGGTCGGTGACTTCTGCGACGCGGACTGCCTGCGTCGGGCGCTGATCGGTGTCGATGCCGTGATTCATACGGCTGCGCTGCATGCGCCCCATGTCGGGCATCTGGCCGACCGGGAATTTGTCCGCATCAACGTGGACGGTGTGCAGCGACTGCTGGATCTGGCCTTGCAGGCCGGGGTGCGCTGCCTGATCTTCACCAGTACCACTGCGGTATACGGCTATGCGATCCAGAGGGGAGCCTGTACCTGGGTCGACGAGACCACCGTGCCGCAACCCCGAACCATCTATCATCGCAGCAAGCTGCAGGCCGAGGCCATGCTGGAATCGGCGGCCGGGCCCGGACTGACGGTCCGGGTGATCAGGATGTCCCGCTGCTTTCCTGAACCGGTGGACAGAATGGCCGTCTATCGTTTGCATCGAGGCATTGATCTGCGCGATGTCGCCGCTGCCCATCTCGCTGCGCTGCAAGCGGATGGGGCTGATTTTCAGCGCTATATCGCCAGCGGAGCGACACCCTTCCAGGCGCTGGATCTTCCCGCACTGTCGGCCGATCCGGCTGGGGTGATCCTGCAGCGTCAGCCGGATCTGCTGCAGGCGTTCGCGCAGCGTGGCTGGCCACTGCGGCCCCGAATCGACCGGGTCTACGATGCCTCGGCCATCGAGCGGGACCTGGGCTGGCGCAGCCGCCATGGCTGGCAGGCGGTACTGGCCCACTATGATCAGGGCAGTATCGAGGTTCTGCCTTTTCGGAGGTAA
- a CDS encoding SMP-30/gluconolactonase/LRE family protein produces MQSVSRKMWALACAMAWLPLAGAISAEVPAGATAPAPLKLAYSSNRIWNAVTVADDGRVFASFPYWGGGADQGPTVAELAPDGKASPYPDADWNGWKRGIDPQHSFVRVNAIRIGPDGHLWVVDSGEASLSTAMPAGSHTARGKLVEIDLRSNKVVRVIDLSAGSTPRTYIDDIRFWKGHAFLTDAGDPGLVVLDLKTGTQRRVLEHIDATTDLRPMVAEGRTLISEGRQTRIHADQLEVSPDGKWLYFQASSGPLYRIAISALLDTSLARKALNRKVQFVYDTPTTGGTVIDGDGNVYVSDVNTLKILKITPQGKASTLVADPRLVWADAMWIDNHGKLWIPAVQLNRTPSFQNGVNKVHYPVAIYTMDLGLKPFR; encoded by the coding sequence ATGCAATCCGTATCGCGAAAGATGTGGGCGCTGGCATGCGCCATGGCGTGGCTGCCTCTTGCGGGGGCCATCAGTGCCGAAGTTCCTGCTGGCGCCACGGCGCCGGCACCGCTGAAGCTGGCTTACAGTTCGAACCGGATCTGGAATGCGGTGACGGTCGCCGATGACGGCCGGGTCTTTGCCTCGTTTCCCTATTGGGGTGGCGGTGCCGATCAGGGACCGACCGTGGCCGAGCTGGCCCCGGACGGCAAGGCCTCGCCGTATCCCGATGCGGACTGGAACGGCTGGAAACGAGGCATCGACCCACAGCACAGTTTTGTTCGCGTCAATGCGATCCGGATCGGACCGGACGGCCATTTGTGGGTGGTCGATTCCGGTGAGGCCAGCCTCAGTACGGCGATGCCGGCCGGCAGCCATACCGCGCGTGGCAAACTGGTCGAGATCGATCTGCGCAGCAACAAGGTCGTGCGTGTCATTGATCTGAGTGCAGGCAGCACGCCGCGCACCTATATCGACGATATCCGCTTCTGGAAGGGTCATGCTTTTCTTACCGATGCAGGTGATCCGGGGCTGGTGGTGCTGGATCTGAAGACCGGTACCCAGCGACGGGTGTTGGAGCATATCGATGCCACCACCGATCTGCGCCCGATGGTGGCCGAAGGCCGGACCCTGATCAGCGAGGGCAGGCAAACCCGGATCCATGCCGACCAGCTTGAAGTCTCGCCGGACGGGAAGTGGCTGTATTTCCAGGCCAGCTCCGGGCCGTTGTATCGGATCGCGATTTCGGCGCTGCTGGATACGTCGCTGGCCCGGAAAGCCTTGAACCGCAAGGTGCAGTTCGTCTACGACACGCCGACCACCGGTGGCACCGTGATCGATGGTGACGGCAATGTCTATGTCTCGGATGTCAATACGCTGAAAATTCTGAAGATCACGCCGCAGGGCAAGGCCAGCACCCTGGTGGCCGATCCCCGCCTGGTCTGGGCCGATGCCATGTGGATCGACAACCATGGCAAGCTGTGGATTCCTGCGGTGCAGCTCAACCGCACGCCCAGCTTCCAGAACGGCGTCAACAAGGTGCATTACCCGGTGGCGATCTACACCATGGATCTGGGCCTGAAGCCGTTCCGCTGA
- a CDS encoding aldo/keto reductase, with protein MKTMQLAGRSDIVAIGQGTWHMGERASERRREVAALREGIALGMNLIDTAEMYGDGGAEEVVGEAIAGLREQILLVSKVYPHHASRKAMPQACEQSLRRLGTDRIDLYLLHWQGQYPLAETIEAFERLRDAGKIRHWGVSNFDVNAMQELQGSACACNQVLYNLEQRGIDFDLLPWCRHEAIPVMAYCPVGQGMDLLHHAGLAAMAERHGASPAQIALAWLLSREVLAIPKAVSPGHLRENAAAASLDLSAEDLQELDQLFPAPRRKQPLAIV; from the coding sequence ATGAAAACGATGCAACTGGCTGGCCGGTCCGACATTGTCGCGATTGGTCAGGGCACCTGGCATATGGGCGAGCGTGCTTCGGAGCGTCGCCGCGAGGTGGCGGCCTTGCGCGAAGGCATCGCGCTGGGCATGAACCTGATCGATACCGCCGAGATGTATGGCGATGGCGGTGCGGAGGAGGTGGTAGGCGAGGCCATCGCCGGCCTGCGCGAGCAGATCCTGCTGGTCAGCAAGGTCTACCCCCATCATGCCAGTCGCAAGGCCATGCCACAGGCCTGTGAGCAAAGCCTGCGGCGGCTGGGTACCGACCGTATCGATCTGTACCTGCTGCACTGGCAAGGCCAGTACCCGCTGGCCGAGACCATCGAGGCTTTCGAACGGCTGCGCGATGCTGGCAAGATCAGGCACTGGGGCGTGTCGAATTTCGATGTGAACGCGATGCAAGAGCTGCAGGGCTCGGCCTGTGCCTGCAACCAGGTGCTTTACAACCTGGAGCAGCGCGGCATCGACTTCGACCTGCTGCCCTGGTGTCGGCATGAGGCGATACCGGTGATGGCTTATTGTCCGGTGGGCCAGGGCATGGATCTGCTGCATCATGCCGGGCTGGCTGCCATGGCGGAGCGGCATGGGGCAAGTCCGGCCCAGATCGCTCTGGCCTGGCTGCTGAGCCGCGAGGTGCTGGCCATCCCCAAGGCGGTCAGCCCGGGCCATCTGCGCGAGAACGCCGCCGCGGCCAGTCTGGACCTGTCGGCCGAGGATCTGCAGGAACTTGATCAACTGTTTCCGGCACCACGTCGCAAACAGCCGCTGGCCATCGTCTGA
- a CDS encoding AAA family ATPase yields MLPPRSSCYLPVTEAVADAFVEQGLTSALPIEWASVWALLAVLGRDRISHAELLRYVSELHALFAMETAVSAEARLGQLRQRCTIEDWTASKRRLLDQGIVFAPEDCMAEQAWRDAEGRFSGDFQQRCSEWLQDYEIDLRPLAQADASDADLADGLDDGPEVPEASGQSPWRRVMHGPGDQARVVRAIMATPDEHFSMAAYAGTGKTHLLLALAEAGGRYTHLAPTAAHRQALIQRLGTAGTIHSITLYDLANTMAAGLVRAQDTRWQSPPRVGQSTWSVARQAEYLGIPAIGEATPASTLLLLFRLIRHWCFSQDPAIELVHARRVSPLASAEDLAACVAWATKVWEAMLAPRSARQERVFSLNLFHLVKWLDVAGAGIPPMGTLLLDEAHDLPGPWYALLRRYPQGWVTMGDPYQCLSGSVPHAPHAKALVMAQSVRAGEQVTPIMQQVLERHSEVLVHDLIRGSREHVTRPCRYGEGDALPDEGLRAYGRIWTLLEDALWLNSRQGRFRLIKASETELVQMVKDAMLLRRHGDLPKSYKLRAFRNWPMLAQHLETLGHGRVLRMFDRGFDDRHLASLIASQRPADDGALTMGLLEHCKNMEFDIVTLSDCCVSASRKVLSRDERDEQVKALYVAMSRARRQLWFPGDTMERLADQG; encoded by the coding sequence ATGCTGCCTCCTCGATCCTCCTGTTATCTGCCTGTTACCGAAGCCGTTGCCGATGCCTTTGTCGAGCAGGGCCTGACCTCGGCTCTGCCGATCGAATGGGCCAGCGTGTGGGCCTTGCTGGCGGTGCTGGGCAGAGATCGCATTTCACATGCCGAGCTGCTGCGCTACGTGTCCGAGCTGCATGCGCTGTTTGCGATGGAAACGGCGGTGTCGGCCGAAGCGCGGCTGGGCCAGCTCAGGCAGCGTTGCACCATCGAGGACTGGACTGCGAGCAAGCGGAGGTTGCTGGATCAGGGCATCGTGTTTGCACCCGAAGATTGCATGGCCGAGCAGGCCTGGCGCGATGCGGAAGGGCGCTTCAGTGGTGATTTCCAGCAGCGCTGCAGCGAATGGCTGCAGGATTACGAGATCGACTTGAGGCCGCTGGCTCAGGCGGATGCATCCGATGCCGACCTGGCGGATGGCCTGGACGACGGGCCGGAGGTGCCGGAAGCCTCCGGTCAGTCGCCGTGGCGGCGGGTCATGCATGGCCCCGGCGATCAGGCCAGGGTGGTCCGGGCGATCATGGCCACGCCGGATGAACACTTCTCGATGGCTGCCTATGCCGGCACCGGCAAGACCCATTTGCTGCTGGCGCTGGCTGAGGCCGGCGGGCGTTATACCCATCTGGCACCGACGGCGGCCCATCGACAGGCCCTGATCCAGCGACTGGGCACGGCGGGCACGATCCACAGCATCACCTTGTACGATCTGGCCAATACCATGGCTGCCGGGTTGGTACGGGCACAAGACACCCGCTGGCAGTCGCCGCCGCGCGTCGGCCAATCGACCTGGTCGGTGGCCCGGCAAGCCGAATATCTGGGCATCCCGGCCATCGGCGAGGCGACGCCGGCCTCTACCTTGCTGCTGTTGTTCCGCTTGATCCGCCACTGGTGTTTCAGCCAGGACCCTGCCATCGAGCTGGTGCATGCCCGACGCGTGTCACCGCTGGCCAGCGCGGAGGATCTCGCCGCCTGCGTGGCCTGGGCGACCAAGGTCTGGGAGGCGATGCTGGCACCTCGATCCGCCCGGCAGGAACGGGTCTTCAGTCTCAACCTGTTTCATCTGGTCAAATGGCTGGACGTGGCCGGTGCCGGAATCCCGCCGATGGGGACCTTGCTGCTGGACGAAGCACACGATTTGCCGGGTCCCTGGTATGCGCTGCTGCGCCGTTATCCGCAGGGCTGGGTGACGATGGGCGATCCCTATCAATGCCTGTCCGGCAGTGTCCCGCATGCGCCTCATGCCAAGGCGCTGGTGATGGCCCAGTCAGTCCGTGCCGGTGAGCAGGTAACGCCCATCATGCAGCAGGTGCTGGAGCGCCACAGCGAGGTGCTGGTGCATGATCTGATCCGCGGATCGCGTGAGCATGTGACCCGGCCTTGTCGTTATGGCGAAGGGGACGCCCTGCCTGATGAGGGCCTGCGGGCTTATGGCCGGATCTGGACGTTGCTGGAAGATGCGCTGTGGCTGAACAGCCGGCAAGGACGCTTCCGTCTGATCAAGGCCTCGGAAACCGAGCTGGTCCAGATGGTGAAGGACGCGATGCTGCTGCGCAGGCACGGAGATCTGCCGAAAAGCTACAAGCTGCGGGCCTTCCGGAACTGGCCGATGTTGGCCCAGCATCTGGAAACGCTCGGTCATGGTCGAGTGCTGCGGATGTTCGACCGTGGTTTTGATGACCGCCATCTTGCCAGCCTGATCGCCAGTCAGCGGCCAGCGGATGACGGTGCCTTGACCATGGGGTTGCTGGAACACTGCAAGAACATGGAATTCGACATTGTCACCTTGTCGGACTGCTGTGTCTCGGCGTCGCGCAAGGTGTTGTCCAGAGATGAGCGTGACGAGCAGGTCAAAGCGCTTTACGTGGCCATGAGCCGGGCCCGGCGGCAGCTGTGGTTTCCTGGCGACACCATGGAGCGGCTGGCTGATCAGGGATGA
- a CDS encoding porin codes for MAVQVGGLLLSQQARADEFTDLLDLLKAKGTLSASEYRTLLDKHRQHLAMNAPRPAAGGAMLAGTAAGSATAAAMPAGTEATSARTSADSAQILAQAQQAAAQAQASAQVAAAASAKLAAVDTRRLVRADPYTPGKGIGLTAGDFNFNISGFVNGFYTYNRPGGGQAVAGGVSTGPSRFDSSSVRNGLLPAGLVLKMSTTQAGIDINTVFGIYPGLNSADPGAFNANSGGSPVGLGTAGVDFRQAYITAGTSSFGTVKVGRDLGLFGSDAILDDATLLSVGATGSNSAPGNTSLGRIGVGYVYADWLPQISYASPVMHGVQLSMGVMTPLDAYNYAGSGLSATSTSHSGPMMQGKLTWDFGKADGFNGRIWSGFLFQRDSHLTSSVIPVDSSVHANASAGELGTKLNYGPWQTVLYYYRGNGLGTTGLFFDGLAQDGRRRTSQGYYAQLSYQFTHRLKAVASYGASQLYSVPGEDVPLLVRRNLSEIGAIYYSLTRGLSLVGEYTHTSSTAQGPHRGTDDSISGGAIFVF; via the coding sequence ATGGCCGTGCAGGTGGGGGGGCTTTTGCTCAGTCAGCAGGCACGGGCCGACGAGTTCACCGATCTGCTGGACCTGCTGAAGGCCAAAGGCACCTTGAGCGCCAGCGAATACCGGACACTGCTGGACAAACATCGCCAGCATCTGGCCATGAATGCCCCCCGACCGGCTGCCGGCGGAGCGATGCTGGCGGGTACGGCGGCAGGTAGCGCCACCGCCGCCGCGATGCCTGCCGGGACGGAAGCGACTTCGGCCAGGACGAGCGCAGATTCGGCGCAAATCCTGGCTCAGGCGCAGCAGGCGGCCGCTCAGGCCCAGGCCAGTGCCCAGGTCGCCGCTGCGGCCAGTGCCAAGCTGGCGGCGGTGGATACCCGGCGGCTGGTTCGAGCCGATCCTTATACGCCGGGCAAGGGTATCGGTCTGACGGCAGGTGATTTCAATTTCAATATCTCCGGTTTCGTCAATGGTTTCTATACCTACAACCGACCCGGTGGCGGTCAGGCGGTGGCTGGCGGGGTCAGCACCGGTCCCAGCCGGTTTGATTCATCCTCGGTACGCAATGGTCTGTTGCCGGCCGGTCTGGTCCTTAAAATGAGCACGACCCAGGCCGGTATCGACATCAATACGGTGTTCGGTATTTATCCAGGCCTCAATTCGGCCGACCCCGGTGCTTTCAATGCCAATTCCGGCGGCAGCCCGGTGGGACTGGGCACGGCCGGTGTCGACTTCCGCCAGGCCTATATCACCGCCGGTACCTCCAGCTTCGGTACGGTCAAGGTGGGTCGCGACCTGGGGTTGTTCGGCTCCGATGCGATCCTGGACGATGCGACACTGCTCAGTGTCGGCGCCACCGGCAGCAATTCCGCACCGGGGAATACCTCGCTGGGTCGCATCGGCGTCGGTTATGTCTATGCTGACTGGTTGCCGCAGATATCGTATGCATCGCCGGTCATGCACGGGGTCCAGTTGAGCATGGGTGTGATGACGCCGCTGGATGCCTACAACTATGCCGGTAGTGGCCTGTCCGCCACCTCCACATCGCACAGCGGTCCGATGATGCAGGGCAAGCTGACCTGGGATTTCGGCAAGGCAGACGGCTTCAATGGCCGTATCTGGAGCGGCTTCCTGTTCCAGCGTGACAGCCATCTGACCAGCAGCGTGATTCCCGTGGATTCCTCGGTGCATGCCAATGCCAGTGCCGGCGAGCTGGGCACCAAACTCAACTACGGTCCATGGCAGACGGTGCTGTACTACTACCGTGGCAATGGTCTGGGGACGACCGGTCTGTTCTTCGATGGCCTGGCCCAGGATGGCCGGCGCCGTACGTCGCAGGGCTATTATGCCCAGCTTTCCTACCAGTTCACCCATCGCTTGAAGGCCGTGGCCAGCTATGGCGCCAGTCAGCTGTACTCGGTGCCTGGCGAGGACGTGCCGCTGCTGGTGCGCCGCAACTTGTCGGAGATCGGCGCGATCTATTACAGCCTGACCCGTGGCCTGTCGCTGGTGGGGGAATATACCCATACCAGCTCCACTGCGCAGGGACCGCATCGCGGTACGGATGACAGCATATCGGGTGGCGCGATCTTCGTGTTCTGA
- a CDS encoding metallophosphoesterase, with product MGEIHGCFSRLEAALALVGFDAGRDRLFAVGDLVDRGPESAEVLNWHGHGFTPSAAITS from the coding sequence GTGGGAGAAATCCATGGCTGCTTCAGCCGGCTTGAGGCGGCGCTGGCCTTGGTGGGCTTCGATGCGGGGCGCGACCGCCTGTTTGCGGTCGGTGATCTGGTGGATCGCGGGCCGGAATCGGCCGAGGTGCTGAACTGGCACGGCCATGGTTTCACGCCCTCTGCGGCAATCACGAGCTGA
- a CDS encoding glycerate kinase, translated as MRILIAPDSYKESLSASAVAIAIEAGFRQVWPHADCRRLPMADGGEGTVDAMLDAMGGRRMAVTVRDPLDRPRQAEFGLLGDGRTAVIEMASASGLGLLSEAERDPLQASSFGTGQLIRAALDTGARHLILGIGGSATNDGGCGAAQALGARFFDADGMLLEGAPITFMHRLRRIDLSGLDARLAETTLEVACDVDNPLLGAHGASSIFGPQKGATPAMVDLLEQRLTGLAERIRLDLGRDVRDLAGGGAAGGMGAGAVALLGGCLRSGIEIVSATVDLASAVQEADLVITGEGRIDGQSIHGKTPVGVARVARQYGRPVIAIAGALGDGYEAVLGAGIDAVFSTANQGLSRSQMFARAAVSVEAVAREIAATLRLGFNARR; from the coding sequence ATGCGGATTCTGATTGCACCTGATTCCTACAAGGAAAGTCTGAGTGCCTCGGCCGTGGCCATTGCGATCGAGGCCGGTTTTCGGCAGGTCTGGCCGCACGCCGATTGCCGTCGCCTGCCGATGGCGGATGGTGGTGAAGGCACCGTGGATGCCATGCTGGACGCGATGGGCGGCCGGCGTATGGCCGTGACGGTGCGCGATCCACTGGATCGGCCGCGCCAGGCCGAGTTCGGCTTGCTGGGCGATGGCCGCACGGCCGTCATCGAAATGGCCTCGGCCAGCGGACTGGGCCTGTTGAGCGAGGCCGAGCGTGATCCGCTGCAGGCCAGTTCCTTCGGTACCGGTCAGCTGATCCGTGCGGCCCTGGATACGGGCGCGCGGCATCTGATTCTGGGCATCGGCGGCAGTGCCACCAATGATGGTGGTTGCGGCGCGGCGCAGGCGCTGGGGGCGCGGTTTTTCGATGCGGACGGGATGCTGCTGGAAGGGGCGCCGATCACCTTTATGCATCGTCTTCGGCGCATCGACCTGTCGGGGCTCGATGCCAGACTGGCCGAGACGACCTTGGAAGTGGCCTGTGATGTCGACAACCCGTTGCTGGGGGCCCATGGTGCATCCAGCATCTTCGGCCCGCAGAAAGGGGCCACGCCAGCCATGGTGGATCTGTTGGAGCAGCGGCTCACCGGCCTGGCCGAGCGGATCAGGCTGGATCTGGGCCGTGACGTGCGCGATCTGGCCGGCGGCGGTGCCGCCGGTGGCATGGGCGCAGGCGCGGTGGCCTTGCTGGGCGGATGCTTGCGTTCCGGTATCGAGATTGTCAGCGCTACCGTGGATCTGGCGTCTGCCGTGCAGGAGGCCGACCTGGTGATTACCGGCGAAGGCCGTATCGATGGCCAGAGCATTCATGGCAAGACGCCAGTCGGCGTGGCCAGGGTTGCCAGGCAATACGGCCGGCCGGTGATCGCGATCGCCGGTGCCTTGGGCGATGGCTATGAGGCGGTGCTGGGTGCAGGCATCGATGCCGTGTTCAGTACCGCCAACCAAGGCTTGAGCCGGTCACAGATGTTCGCGCGTGCGGCAGTCTCGGTGGAGGCTGTCGCCCGTGAAATCGCCGCCACCTTGCGGCTGGGCTTCAACGCCCGGCGCTGA
- a CDS encoding GntP family permease: MHVTTLGALVALLVAITAILRQVPPAYGMMLGALVGALCGGAHLEQAVQLMESGAGTLVPAVLRILSAGVLAGVLIESGAALSLAEAVVGRLGQRRALLALALATLVLTAAGVFIDVAVITVAPIALSIAARTGLSRAAVLLALVGGGKAGNVMSPNPNTIAVADSFHQPLTSVMAAGVMPGLCGLLVTYLLASRLGRWGSRVEAGEVAGIEHAALPGVLASLSAPLIALLLLSLHPLFGIKLDPLLALPAGGLGGLLLMGRWREGNRYIVSGLRRMAPVAIMLLGTGTLAGVIRASGLNQWLIDGLTRSGLPPFLLAPTAGAAMSMATASSTAAAIVTSQVFQAPLLQMGVPALAAAAMINASSTVIDHLPHGPFFHASGGSVAAGIAEQLKLVPFQSLVGLTITIASTVLVGILHWG; this comes from the coding sequence ATGCATGTCACGACCCTGGGCGCCTTGGTGGCCCTGTTGGTGGCGATTACCGCCATTTTGCGCCAGGTTCCCCCGGCCTATGGAATGATGCTGGGTGCCCTGGTGGGTGCGCTGTGTGGCGGTGCGCATCTGGAGCAGGCGGTCCAGCTGATGGAAAGCGGTGCCGGCACCTTGGTGCCGGCGGTGCTGCGCATTCTCTCGGCGGGCGTGCTGGCCGGTGTCTTGATCGAATCCGGTGCCGCCTTGAGTCTGGCCGAAGCTGTGGTCGGCCGACTGGGACAGCGCCGGGCCTTGCTGGCGTTGGCACTGGCCACCTTGGTGCTGACCGCTGCAGGCGTATTCATTGACGTGGCGGTGATTACCGTGGCGCCGATTGCCCTGAGCATCGCGGCACGCACCGGCCTGTCGCGCGCCGCTGTCTTGCTGGCGCTGGTCGGCGGCGGCAAGGCCGGCAATGTGATGAGTCCCAATCCCAACACGATTGCGGTCGCCGACAGCTTTCATCAGCCGCTGACCAGCGTGATGGCGGCGGGCGTCATGCCGGGCCTGTGTGGTCTGTTGGTGACCTATCTGCTGGCCAGTCGCCTCGGTCGCTGGGGCAGCCGGGTCGAGGCCGGCGAAGTTGCCGGTATCGAGCATGCCGCCTTGCCCGGTGTTCTGGCTTCGCTCAGTGCACCCTTGATCGCCCTGCTGCTGCTTTCCCTGCATCCGCTGTTCGGGATCAAGCTGGATCCGCTGCTGGCCTTGCCGGCCGGCGGGCTGGGCGGTCTGCTGCTGATGGGACGCTGGCGCGAGGGCAACCGCTATATCGTATCCGGGCTGCGAAGAATGGCGCCGGTGGCGATCATGCTGCTGGGGACCGGCACCTTGGCCGGGGTGATCCGTGCCTCGGGTCTCAACCAATGGCTGATCGACGGTCTGACCCGCTCCGGGCTGCCTCCGTTTCTGCTGGCACCGACGGCCGGTGCGGCGATGTCGATGGCTACGGCGTCCAGTACCGCGGCAGCCATCGTGACCTCGCAGGTGTTCCAGGCGCCTTTGCTGCAGATGGGTGTACCGGCGCTGGCGGCGGCGGCGATGATCAATGCAAGTTCGACCGTGATCGATCATCTGCCGCACGGCCCCTTCTTCCATGCCTCCGGCGGTTCGGTGGCGGCCGGCATTGCCGAACAATTGAAGCTGGTGCCTTTCCAGTCATTGGTCGGACTGACCATCACCATCGCCTCCACCGTGCTGGTGGGCATCTTGCACTGGGGCTGA